In Nocardia sp. XZ_19_385, the sequence GATTTCGACGCCCACACGAACTACTACCACTACATGCCCGCAGCCGCGGCGTTCGTGCTCGCTCAGCTCTGAGCGGAATATCGCTGGCAGGCACGGTGTTCCACCGAGGCATGACGGCTGAGCTCTCACCCGAACTGAAGAAGTATCTCGACGAGTCCAAGGTCTACGCCACGGTGGCGACCGCCGGGCAGAACGGTCAACCGCACCTGGGCGTCTTCTGGGTGAAGCGCGACGGCGACGACATTTTGTTGTCCACCACGGTGACACGCCAGCACGCCAAGAACATCGCCCGGGATCCACGGGTCACCATCCTGGTCAACCCGCCGGAGAACCCGTTCGTCTACGCCGAGATCCGTGGTGCGGCAACGGTGACCGAAGACCCGGACAAGCTGCTCCCGAACGAGCTGTCGCACAAGTACACCGGGCTCCCCTATGCCGAGTTCAACCCGGCATCGGTAAACGACGCGGCCCGAATCATCGTCCGGGTCACGCCGCGAAAGGTCGTCGGCAAGCTGTAGTCACTCCGGCATGCTTGTGGCCGGGACCCAGGCACCGGGCCCCGGAACGCGATGGTTCCGAAGCTGATGTCTGGGTCCCGGCCACATGTGCCCCGGGACGACGGGGGCTACCTGCGCGCGGCGGCCTTCTTGCGAGTGCTCTTCGCGGGTGCCCCAACGTATTCCGCGAGATGCTGGCCGGTCAGGGTCGACCGGTCGGCGATCAACTCGGATGGGGTGCCCTCGAAGACGATCTTGCCGCCGTCGTGTCCCGCGCCGGGGCCGAGGTCGATGATCCAGTCGGCGTGCGCCATGACCGCCTGGTGGTGCTCGATCACGATGACCGACTTACCGGACTCGACCAACCGGTCCAGCAGGCCGAGCAGGTTCTCCACGTCGGCGAGGTGCAGGCCCGTGGTCGGCTCGTCGAGGACGTAGACGCCGCCCTTGTCACCCATGTGAGTGGCCAGCTTCAGCCGCTGCCGCTCGCCGCCGGACAGCGTGGTGAGCGGCTGCCCGATGGTGAGATAGCCGAGCCCGACGTCGACGAGCCGTTCCAGGATCGCGTGCGCCGCAGGGATTTTCGCCTCACCGGTGCGGAAGAACGGTTCCGCCTCCGACACCGGCATCGCCAGCACCTCGCTGATGTCGCGGCCGCCGAGCTTGTAGTCGAGCACCTCCGCCATGAACCGCTTGCCGTCGCACACCTCGCAGACGGTTTCCATGCCGGCCATGATCCCGAGGTCGGTGTAGATGACACCGGCGCCGTTGCAGTTCGGGCAGGCACCTTCCGAATTCGCGCTGAACAGTGCGGGTTTCACGCCGTTGGCCTTCGCGAACGCCTTGCGGATCGGCTCCAGCAGCCCGGTGTAGGTCGCGGGGTTGCTGCGCCGCGAGCCGCGGATCGGCGTCTGATCGACCGCCACCACCCCCTCCGAGGCGGGGACCGAACCGTGGA encodes:
- a CDS encoding PPOX class F420-dependent oxidoreductase translates to MTAELSPELKKYLDESKVYATVATAGQNGQPHLGVFWVKRDGDDILLSTTVTRQHAKNIARDPRVTILVNPPENPFVYAEIRGAATVTEDPDKLLPNELSHKYTGLPYAEFNPASVNDAARIIVRVTPRKVVGKL